A genomic region of Venturia canescens isolate UGA chromosome 7, ASM1945775v1, whole genome shotgun sequence contains the following coding sequences:
- the LOC122413473 gene encoding uncharacterized protein isoform X2 encodes MSSSSSSDHRCDLSEESCSNLSDIERPSTSKKKSSKSSVCVGDSHSSREKNSQSVIPLTVGVEFDSITQLEESVAAFGKKVYCVYYKRDSTTIEQCKNRGISRPLNANLKYYRLVYRCIHGGKTFKSLTKGIRSSSTFQQECPAMISFICNRDGNKLVLNKMINNHNHICAKKLYDFLPQVRAMTTDEKTQVKELLDIRADKKMVKQKCGYDFDKKILLKDLSNLISRKGGQNNLKNTVEKLEKEYGAECHIFEEDKEMKGLLFATPHMKQSMAAYFEFVGIDGTFKLLNIRAPVYLMVVEDSEGNTEIVAVCILVNEDAESMTWFLQAFKKIHPSWSKTRCIMADKDLLERRIIKEEFKNANVLICTFHSLRTFNREVSCEKLPITPEQRDAAKGLFQKMLYSATESEYMRYYKEVEKLPLAIVNYFNKNWHPIRNEWTLSNDFMQSTFLNTTNNRIESLNAKVKSVVKLYSTLEEFIESLFILITCLDSERDSKAAYNYQKMLVIPYEKDTTEWLYCRYLTRRAFKFVSKELESFRREKNIFTEQDDDHFEFRLGASTVVASENSCDCPSFASMMLPCRHIFIVRKQLGCDLFDANICARRWTQQYYFHTQRVFQNERMDDEVISGAVVSSKPPKRHVSTENQRFRMIRVITNDLNNLGCEVSGDLFFRRLGLLNKIRKAWVENCEVDVSPVPTIVSSCSNVTLPTIVSSCPNVTFSTIVTSSSNTTLSTIVTSSSNIVLPTIVTSTPISSGFRHDSHFDEVFDVTMSESLPFEEIDVNQNAVKRSIDCGEVDEGKNVNRNAVKRSIDCGENDEGKNEDSCLEEADTIRSESNVDLNNIEVPCALKRRGRPRGSLKTIIGLPKKRRVRAQLRKCAFFNMRLKDRAFFLLKCLVDEETAFSAIEHGVVIEEQKVQTRPNEVLDAVADADVNIESIKRYFSSDAWKVVEHIITYKKENDVFLCAMCTRDLDSTVDDGSFSSNQKFSVRCDYCMSWYHLTCVSLKKPPTKKIWKCPQC; translated from the exons ATGT CTTCATCATCAAGTTCTGATCATCGCTGTGATCTGTCCGAAGAGTCTTGTTCTAATCTCAGCGATATTGAGCGACCATCGACaagtaagaaaaaatcatcaaaatcaTCAGTTTGTGTTGGGGACTCTCATTcatcgagggaaaaaaattcacaatctGTCATTCCGTTGACGGTCGGAGTGGAGTTTGATTCTATTACTCAACTTGAAGAATCAGTCGCAGCTTTtgggaaaaaagtttattgtGTTTATTATAAACGCGATAGCACAACTATTGAACAGTGCAAGAATAGGGGTATTTCACGACCGTTAAATGCTAATTTGAAGTACTACCGATTGGTGTACAGATGTATTCACGGAGGAAAAACATTTAAATCGTTGACGAAAGGCATTCGATCTTCATC GACGTTTCAACAAGAATGTCCGGCTATGATTTCTTTCATTTGCAACCGTGATGGAAACAAGCTGGTGctaaataaaatgattaataatcaTAATCATATCTGTGCGAAG aaatTGTACGATTTTTTGCCGCAAGTTCGAGCTATGACAACAGATGAAAAGACTCAAGTTAAAGAGTTGTTGGATATTCGTgcagataaaaaaatggtcaaGCAAAAATGTGGCTATGATTTTGATAAGAAAATTTTGCTCAAAGATTTGTCCAATCTTATCTCGCGAAAAGGAGgccaaaataatttgaaaaacacagttgaaaaacttgaaaaagaaTACG GAGCTGAATGCCACATATTTGAAgaagataaagaaatgaagggTCTTCTTTTCGCAACACCTCATATGAAACAATCAATGGCTGCATATTTCGAATTTGTGGGTATCGATGGAACATTTAAGCTTCTTAATATACGGGCTCCTGTTTATCTGATGGTAGTAGAAGATTCTGAAGGGAACACCGAAATCGTTGCTGTTTGCATCCTTGTTAACGAAGACGCGGAAAGTATGACTTGGTTTCTTCAAGcgttcaaaaaaatccatccCTCTTGGTCAAAGACTAGGTGCATCATGGCGGATAAGGATTTGCTTGAAAGAAGAATCATCAAAGAAGAATTCAAAAATGCCAATGTTTTGATATGTACATTTCATTCTCTGAGAACTTTTAACAGAGAGGTGAGCTGCGAAAAGTTGCCTATCACACCAGAGCAACGAGATGCGGCAAAAggactttttcagaaaatgctATACTCTGCGACTGAATCAGAGTATATGCGTTACTACAAAGAAGTTGAAAAGTTGCCATTGGCAATCGTAAACTACTTCAACAAAAATTGGCACCCGATTCGCAACGAGTGGACGTTGAGCAACGATTTTATGCAAAGTACATTCTTGAATACAACAAACAATCGAATCGAATCATTAAACGCTAAAGTTAAAAGCGTTGTCAAACTATACAGCACGTTAGAGGAGTTCATCGAAAGCTTATTCATTCTTATCACGTGCTTAGATTCGGAACGCGATTCCAAGGCTGCGTATAATTATCAGAAAATGTTGGTGATACCGTATGAAAAAGACACTACAGAGTGGCTTTATTGTCGTTATCTTACGCGACGCGCATTCAAATTCGTTAGCAAGGAATTGGAGAGTTTCAGACGTGAGAAGAATATTTTTACTGAACAGGATGATGATCACTTTGAATTTCGATTGGGTGCTTCGACCGTTGTTGCTTCTGAAAATTCCTGCGATTGTCCATCGTTTGCGTCCATGATGTTGCCGTGCCG ccacatttttattgttagaAAACAATTAGGCTGCGATCTTTTTGATGCTAATATCTGCGCTCGTCGATGGACTCAGCAGTATTACTTCCACACGCAAcgagtttttcaaaacgaGAGGATGGACGATGAAGTTATTTCCGGTGCAGTTGTTTCCTCGAAACCTCCAAAACGTCACGTCTCTACAGAAAATCAGCGTTTCCGAATGATTCGAGTTATAACGAATGACCTCAATAATCTGGGCTGCGAAGTGTCTggcgatttattttttcggcgACTTGGATTGTTgaataagataagaaaagCTTGGGTCGAAAATTGCGAAGTCGATGTTTCACCAGTTCCGACAATTGTTTCGAGTTGTTCAAATGTCACACTTCCGACTATCGTTTCGAGTTGTCCAAATGTTACATTTTCGACAATCGTTACGAGTAGTTCAAATACCACACTTTCGACAATTGTTACGAGTAGTTCAAATATCGTACTTCCGACGATCGTTACAAGTACACCAATATCGTCGGGTTTCCGACATGATTCTCACTTTGACGAAGTTTTTGACGTAACTATGAGCGAGAGTTTACCTTTTGAGGAAATTGATGTAAATCAAAATGCAGTAAAGCGAAGCATCGATTGCGGTGAGgttgatgaaggaaaaaacgtgAATCGGAATGCAGTAAAGCGAAGTATCGATTGTGGCGAGAacgatgaaggaaaaaacgaagacTCATGTTTGGAAGAAGCCGATACGATTCGCTCGGAGTCAAACGTTGATCTGAACAATATAGAGGTACCTTGTGCTTTGAAACGCAGAGGACGTCCAAGAGGAtcattaaaaactattattGGGCTTCCCAAAAAACGTCGCGTGCGAGCTCAATTGCGAAAATGTGCGTTTTTCAATATGCGTCTCAAAGATcgagctttttttcttttaaaatgtTTGGTGGATGAGGAAACTGCATTCTCTGCTATAGAGCATGGTGTAGTTATCGAGGAGCAAAAGGTCCAGACGAGACCGAACGAGGTTCTTGATGCAGTTGCTGACGCAGATGTCAATATTGAATCAATTAAAAGATACTTTTCTTCTGATGCATGGAAAGTTGTCGAACACATTATCacttataaaaaagaaaatgatgtttttttaTGCGCTATGTGCACTCGTGATTTAGATTCCACTGTTGATGATGGATCTTTTTCATcgaatcaaaaattttctgtaCGCTGTGACTATTGTATGTCATGGTATCACTTGACATgtgtttcgttgaaaaaaccgccgacaaaaaaaatttggaaatgtcCTCAATGCTAA
- the LOC122413473 gene encoding uncharacterized protein isoform X1, producing the protein MSSSSSSDHRCDLSEESCSNLSDIERPSTSKKKSSKSSVCVGDSHSSREKNSQSVIPLTVGVEFDSITQLEESVAAFGKKVYCVYYKRDSTTIEQCKNRGISRPLNANLKYYRLVYRCIHGGKTFKSLTKGIRSSSTFQQECPAMISFICNRDGNKLVLNKMINNHNHICAKKLYDFLPQVRAMTTDEKTQVKELLDIRADKKMVKQKCGYDFDKKILLKDLSNLISRKGGQNNLKNTVEKLEKEYGAECHIFEEDKEMKGLLFATPHMKQSMAAYFEFVGIDGTFKLLNIRAPVYLMVVEDSEGNTEIVAVCILVNEDAESMTWFLQAFKKIHPSWSKTRCIMADKDLLERRIIKEEFKNANVLICTFHSLRTFNREVSCEKLPITPEQRDAAKGLFQKMLYSATESEYMRYYKEVEKLPLAIVNYFNKNWHPIRNEWTLSNDFMQSTFLNTTNNRIESLNAKVKSVVKLYSTLEEFIESLFILITCLDSERDSKAAYNYQKMLVIPYEKDTTEWLYCRYLTRRAFKFVSKELESFRREKNIFTEQDDDHFEFRLGASTVVASENSCDCPSFASMMLPCRLIFNYNRSLGLLHLFQKLFVIFVFFVFSHIFIVRKQLGCDLFDANICARRWTQQYYFHTQRVFQNERMDDEVISGAVVSSKPPKRHVSTENQRFRMIRVITNDLNNLGCEVSGDLFFRRLGLLNKIRKAWVENCEVDVSPVPTIVSSCSNVTLPTIVSSCPNVTFSTIVTSSSNTTLSTIVTSSSNIVLPTIVTSTPISSGFRHDSHFDEVFDVTMSESLPFEEIDVNQNAVKRSIDCGEVDEGKNVNRNAVKRSIDCGENDEGKNEDSCLEEADTIRSESNVDLNNIEVPCALKRRGRPRGSLKTIIGLPKKRRVRAQLRKCAFFNMRLKDRAFFLLKCLVDEETAFSAIEHGVVIEEQKVQTRPNEVLDAVADADVNIESIKRYFSSDAWKVVEHIITYKKENDVFLCAMCTRDLDSTVDDGSFSSNQKFSVRCDYCMSWYHLTCVSLKKPPTKKIWKCPQC; encoded by the exons ATGT CTTCATCATCAAGTTCTGATCATCGCTGTGATCTGTCCGAAGAGTCTTGTTCTAATCTCAGCGATATTGAGCGACCATCGACaagtaagaaaaaatcatcaaaatcaTCAGTTTGTGTTGGGGACTCTCATTcatcgagggaaaaaaattcacaatctGTCATTCCGTTGACGGTCGGAGTGGAGTTTGATTCTATTACTCAACTTGAAGAATCAGTCGCAGCTTTtgggaaaaaagtttattgtGTTTATTATAAACGCGATAGCACAACTATTGAACAGTGCAAGAATAGGGGTATTTCACGACCGTTAAATGCTAATTTGAAGTACTACCGATTGGTGTACAGATGTATTCACGGAGGAAAAACATTTAAATCGTTGACGAAAGGCATTCGATCTTCATC GACGTTTCAACAAGAATGTCCGGCTATGATTTCTTTCATTTGCAACCGTGATGGAAACAAGCTGGTGctaaataaaatgattaataatcaTAATCATATCTGTGCGAAG aaatTGTACGATTTTTTGCCGCAAGTTCGAGCTATGACAACAGATGAAAAGACTCAAGTTAAAGAGTTGTTGGATATTCGTgcagataaaaaaatggtcaaGCAAAAATGTGGCTATGATTTTGATAAGAAAATTTTGCTCAAAGATTTGTCCAATCTTATCTCGCGAAAAGGAGgccaaaataatttgaaaaacacagttgaaaaacttgaaaaagaaTACG GAGCTGAATGCCACATATTTGAAgaagataaagaaatgaagggTCTTCTTTTCGCAACACCTCATATGAAACAATCAATGGCTGCATATTTCGAATTTGTGGGTATCGATGGAACATTTAAGCTTCTTAATATACGGGCTCCTGTTTATCTGATGGTAGTAGAAGATTCTGAAGGGAACACCGAAATCGTTGCTGTTTGCATCCTTGTTAACGAAGACGCGGAAAGTATGACTTGGTTTCTTCAAGcgttcaaaaaaatccatccCTCTTGGTCAAAGACTAGGTGCATCATGGCGGATAAGGATTTGCTTGAAAGAAGAATCATCAAAGAAGAATTCAAAAATGCCAATGTTTTGATATGTACATTTCATTCTCTGAGAACTTTTAACAGAGAGGTGAGCTGCGAAAAGTTGCCTATCACACCAGAGCAACGAGATGCGGCAAAAggactttttcagaaaatgctATACTCTGCGACTGAATCAGAGTATATGCGTTACTACAAAGAAGTTGAAAAGTTGCCATTGGCAATCGTAAACTACTTCAACAAAAATTGGCACCCGATTCGCAACGAGTGGACGTTGAGCAACGATTTTATGCAAAGTACATTCTTGAATACAACAAACAATCGAATCGAATCATTAAACGCTAAAGTTAAAAGCGTTGTCAAACTATACAGCACGTTAGAGGAGTTCATCGAAAGCTTATTCATTCTTATCACGTGCTTAGATTCGGAACGCGATTCCAAGGCTGCGTATAATTATCAGAAAATGTTGGTGATACCGTATGAAAAAGACACTACAGAGTGGCTTTATTGTCGTTATCTTACGCGACGCGCATTCAAATTCGTTAGCAAGGAATTGGAGAGTTTCAGACGTGAGAAGAATATTTTTACTGAACAGGATGATGATCACTTTGAATTTCGATTGGGTGCTTCGACCGTTGTTGCTTCTGAAAATTCCTGCGATTGTCCATCGTTTGCGTCCATGATGTTGCCGTGCCGGTTGATATTTAACTATAATCGATCTTTGGGActtcttcatttatttcagaaattgttcgttatttttgtgttttttgtttttagccacatttttattgttagaAAACAATTAGGCTGCGATCTTTTTGATGCTAATATCTGCGCTCGTCGATGGACTCAGCAGTATTACTTCCACACGCAAcgagtttttcaaaacgaGAGGATGGACGATGAAGTTATTTCCGGTGCAGTTGTTTCCTCGAAACCTCCAAAACGTCACGTCTCTACAGAAAATCAGCGTTTCCGAATGATTCGAGTTATAACGAATGACCTCAATAATCTGGGCTGCGAAGTGTCTggcgatttattttttcggcgACTTGGATTGTTgaataagataagaaaagCTTGGGTCGAAAATTGCGAAGTCGATGTTTCACCAGTTCCGACAATTGTTTCGAGTTGTTCAAATGTCACACTTCCGACTATCGTTTCGAGTTGTCCAAATGTTACATTTTCGACAATCGTTACGAGTAGTTCAAATACCACACTTTCGACAATTGTTACGAGTAGTTCAAATATCGTACTTCCGACGATCGTTACAAGTACACCAATATCGTCGGGTTTCCGACATGATTCTCACTTTGACGAAGTTTTTGACGTAACTATGAGCGAGAGTTTACCTTTTGAGGAAATTGATGTAAATCAAAATGCAGTAAAGCGAAGCATCGATTGCGGTGAGgttgatgaaggaaaaaacgtgAATCGGAATGCAGTAAAGCGAAGTATCGATTGTGGCGAGAacgatgaaggaaaaaacgaagacTCATGTTTGGAAGAAGCCGATACGATTCGCTCGGAGTCAAACGTTGATCTGAACAATATAGAGGTACCTTGTGCTTTGAAACGCAGAGGACGTCCAAGAGGAtcattaaaaactattattGGGCTTCCCAAAAAACGTCGCGTGCGAGCTCAATTGCGAAAATGTGCGTTTTTCAATATGCGTCTCAAAGATcgagctttttttcttttaaaatgtTTGGTGGATGAGGAAACTGCATTCTCTGCTATAGAGCATGGTGTAGTTATCGAGGAGCAAAAGGTCCAGACGAGACCGAACGAGGTTCTTGATGCAGTTGCTGACGCAGATGTCAATATTGAATCAATTAAAAGATACTTTTCTTCTGATGCATGGAAAGTTGTCGAACACATTATCacttataaaaaagaaaatgatgtttttttaTGCGCTATGTGCACTCGTGATTTAGATTCCACTGTTGATGATGGATCTTTTTCATcgaatcaaaaattttctgtaCGCTGTGACTATTGTATGTCATGGTATCACTTGACATgtgtttcgttgaaaaaaccgccgacaaaaaaaatttggaaatgtcCTCAATGCTAA